The genomic stretch CCGCCATCTCCACCAGCTTCCGCCGCTACGGCTCGGTGTCGCAGATGGACCCCGCGTCGTACCACACCGTGTCGGGCCGCAACTCGACGGCGCATGACCACGGGCGCGTCGTCATCCCCACGCGCTGCACCAGAGCGCCGACGCTTCCACCCATCGCGACGGATGCATGGGTGATGTCCGACGAGGAGCAGACGCACGAGGACCAGCACGTCTACGGCGCGCGTATGCCCCCGGGCCAGGCGCCGGAGGACGGCAAGCCGCCCTACGAGACGCACACGCTGGGCGCGTGCGTCGTGTGCCCCGGCATCTGGCCCTACTCCGTTGGCTACAACGTGGACGAACTGCACGCCGGCGCGTCCAACCACTATGGCCAGCCCAAGCTGTACAGCATGCTGTACCGGGACTACGCGAGCGCGGAGCGCCAGGCCCGTCCGGACCCGTGGAACCTCTTCTTCCGCTTCCGCTTCGCGGGGACCGAAACAGAGTTCGACAACAGCAGTCCGCTGGGCCGCATTCGCCCCACGGGCCGCGAGGACGTGCACCGCAACCAGGTGGCCCTCTCCGCCGGCATGGTCTACTACCACCGACCCCGGCCCGCGGCGCAGGGCGGCGGCTGGCGCGAGCCTCCCAACTTCCTCAACCCCTTCTGGCGCGCCACGCTGGTGAGCGCGGAGGGCGCCCGGGATGACCGGCCCGCGGACAGCCTGTCCGCCGCGGGCTTCGCCGGACACGCGCGGGCACTGCGCGAACTGCACTCCGTGGGCTACCGGGGCGGTGGCCCTGGCGACAGGGGCTACTGACATGCGGGCTCGCCACGCACGAGGCCAGTCGCTGGTGGAGACGGCGCTGGGGACGATGGTGTTCGTCACCATCCTGCTGTTCGGCATCTACTTCGCCGAGGTGGGCGCGCTGACGCTCAAGGTGCAGGAGGCCGCCAACTTCGCGATGTGGAACGCCACCGGCCGGGTGATGCACGACCCGCAGGACAATGAGTGGGGCCGACGGGGCACGGTGCTCGCCGCCGAGGCGGAGGCCAACGGCCGCTACGCGGACTTCGACGGACGTCAGCGCATGGGCCGCACGGGCGTGGCCGTCCAGCAGGCCATTGCCCGCGCGCAGCCCATCCAGGTGGATTGCCGCCCGGAGCTGCCGGGCACCGTGCGCGGCCTCTCCATGGCGGATGCCGACCCGGACCTCGCCGGCACCATCGCCATGGGGACGCAGGGCATGGGGTGCACCGCGTCCTCGAGCATTCGCGGCGTCCGGATTGGCCGCTATCTGGAGAATGGCCGGGAGGGGTTCTTCAAGGTGTCGCAGCGCCGGGCCGCTGATGCCTTCACGGTGTGCGCCGCCGGGCGTGCCTCGGGCGGCCGCTGCACGGCGCGCTTCGGCATGCTGCTGGATGACTGGGGGCTGGGCGGCGTGGAGGAGGGAAGGGCCTGCGCGCTCAACATCAACGGCGCGCGCCGGTGCGCCAACCCGGACTACTACGAGTGGGCGCAGCGCGTGTACCGGGCCAACGGTGCGGGTGGCAACGACGGCTCCGCGCTGGCGGTGCTGACCGGCGCGGCTGGCGTCAACGAGGACCAGTTCTTCATGAGCTTCCGTGGCGAGGAGAACAACTACGAGGAGAACCTCGGCTCCACGCACGCCGGCGGCCAGACGCGCTGGGAGGTGACGCCCTTCGACGCGCCCAACATCCGCTCGCACAACGTGGGCCGGGTGAACCATTGGCTCGGGGTGCCGCGGTGACGTGGCGCCGGGGGCTGCTCGTCACGGCGTGCCTGCTCGGCGCGGCGCCGGTGGTGGCCCAGGGCACGGCGGCGAAGGCACCCGTGGCTGCACGGGGCTCGGCAAGCAAGGCACCCGCCGCGTCTCCGGCGCAGCCCGATGCTTCCGCGCGGCCGCGCTTCGCCTGGCCCCGCGTGCAGGTCATCGACACCGTCGAGTCGAATGAAATCGTCGAGGCAGGGGGCATCCCCGTCGCGCTGCGCGCCGTGCACGCGAAGGAGCGGATGGATGACCTGGTGCAGCGCTTCGCGGACGCCTTCATCCAGGCGGGCCTGCACGTGCCTCCGGGGCATGAGCAGCCGCAGCTCGCCAGCGGCGCGGTGATGCTCACCGCCATCGACGGCCACCGGGGCATCACCTACACCGTCATCTTCCAGCCGCAGCCGGACCGCACCACGAAGATGTACCTCGGTGAGGCCAATCACGCCCTGCGCAGGGACCCGGCGGCGGCGGGGGACTTCGCGCCCATGCCGCCCCAGGCCAGCCAGGTGCTGCGCGTCAACAGCGAGAGCTCACGGACGCTTGCCTTCCATGTCCCCCTGTCTGGCGAGGCCGTGGACGCCTTCTACGCCCAGGCGCTCACGCGCGCGGGCTGGAGGCTGGAGGAAGGGGAGACGTCCTTCTACGTGCGCGCGGGCGAGGAGCTGCGCGTGGTCCACGAGTCGGGCGAGGCCAACCTGCGGGCCGTGGTGCTGGTGTACCGCGGCGGACGGAGCGTGCCGCCGCCGCCCGGGCCCGCCGCCGTCGTGCGCTGACGCTCAGGCGCGCAGCTTCTCGCGCAGCGCCTTGGCGCGGCCCTGCATGTCCGGATCCATGCTCGTCAGCTCAACGGACTTCAGGCGCTGGTCCAGGCTCTGCGGCACCTTGGTCTTCAGCTTGCCTTCCTCCCCGAGGACCTCCAGCTTCGCCAGCGCCTTGTCGACGATGCGCTCGCGCGGGTGGTCCAGCAGGCTGTCGAGGAAGTACGCGTCCTCGGGCAGCTCCGGGTACTTCTCCAGGTAGTCCACCACGGCCTTCACCCAGTCGGCGCGCGTCTCGGACTCCGTCACTTTCTGCATGGCCTGCTTCTGGGCCTTGCGCTTGCCTTCGGGGTCGAACGTCTTCGCCAGCCCCTCAGGCAGCTCGCCGCCGGTGAAGAGCGCGTCCGCGGCGGCCTTGTACTTCTGGTAGCTCGCGCTGCGCTCCAGCTTCTGCTGCGCGGGGTCGTCCTGGCGGGAGGTGTACTTGCTGCCCTTGCCGCGCCCCGCGTCGATTTCGCGCCAGCTCTTGCTTCGCTTGCCGGAGAAGCCGCCGCCGCCGTTGTCGTCCCTGTCCTTGGCCATCCTTCATCTCTCCTTGCGAGCGCCCCACAGCGCCGCCAGTCCGCGATGGACGAGGCGCCGCACCACCTCCAGTTCCTGGGAGGACAGGGGCTGCTCCTCGTCCTGCTCCGCCTCGAAGAGCGCCTCGTCCGCGTAGTCCTTCAGCGGCTGAGGCACTGGCGGGGCATCCGTGTCCGCCTCCAGCACCGCCGGCTTGATGGACGTGAGTCCCGGCGGCCAGCCCAGCTCCAGCATGGCGTACAGCTCGAGGAGCAGGTGGCGGGCGACGCCATATCCTTCGTCCGTGAGCGCCGCCGCGTCAAGCGCGCCCAGCAGCGCGTCCTGCCGGTTTTCGAAGGCATGGGTGAAGCGCGTGCGCGTCTTCTCGTCGTCCTCCAGGTAACGCCAGGCGGCCTCCACGAATTCGCCCGAGGGCGTCCCCGGGTGGAAGGGCGCGGGCGCGGAGGCCTTCACCTTTTTCGGGCGGGGCGGGCGGGCCTCGTCTTCCAGCCGCACGTGCTTTCCCTCCGCCACCAGGTCCCAGAGGCCCAGCAGGTTCTGGTACAGGCGCCGGGCGATTTCGGGGGAGGGGAAGCGCGGCTCCTCGTCGAACAGCGCGGGGATGACGTCGCTGGGCGGCGTGCCGTCGGCGCGGGCGTCCCGCATGCGTTCGAGGACCTGGGCGCTGTCCAGCCCGCTGCCGGCCAGGTCCAGCAGGCCGTCGAGCGTCTGGGCGCCCTCGAAGTGGCGTTGGAAGTCATCACCTCTGTCGCGGGAGCGGCTCATGTGGGCGGGCACGCTAAGCACAGCGGGCGGGCGGGCGCACGCGGCTTCATGACTCGCCGGGCCATTCGCCCATCAGTTCGTCCTGGCGCTCCTTGGGATTGGAGGTCCACGCGTAGTCTTCCGGGACGTGGCCGCCTCCGTGCGCGGCCCAGCCATCCCAGCTCACCTGTGCCTTCATGAAGGCGTCGGTGGGTTCGTCAGTGACCTCGGGGCGGTTGGCGGGGACCTCGAAGGGCGTCTCGATGGGCTCATCGGGAAGGGTGATGGCCATGGCTCAATCCTCCTGGTGTGAACAGTAGGGAGGCTCCGGGTGCGAGAGGAGCGGGGCTGCCAGGCAGACGAGCAGCGGGTCGTCTTCCGTTTCGGGACCTTCGCACCTAGTCTCCGTTCACAAATGGCAGAAACCTCCGTGGAAACGTTGAAGACCGCGGTGCAGGCGCTCTACCGCGTCCACGCGGTGGAAGGCCCGCCCGGCGAGAATGGGCTGCGCACCGTCTGGCATCTGTGCCCGGACGGCGCGGAGCTGATGTCCCTGGTGGATTCAGAGGGGCGCGTGCGCCGGCAGGAGCTCACGCTGCTGGAGGACCACTACGTGTGGGCCAGCGGTGAGGGCGTGCGCACCGGCTACCTGGAGCGCGGCGGCGGCAAGCCCACTGCCGCGGCGGTGGTCCAGACGGACCCGGAGCTCGTGCCGCAGCGGCTGATGCGCGCCGCGCTCGCCATGGGCACGTACACGGGACAGGACCGCTACCTGCTCCACATGCAGCGGGTGCTGGCGCTGGCACGCGAGGGCCTGGAGATGAAGGGCGGCCTTACCCGTCCCTCGGAGCCCACGCTGCCCGCCGTGGAGGCGCCAGTCGTGACGACGGCTCAGGCCGCCGTCTTCGACGTGCCGCCCGCTTCGGTGGCGGTGGTGGAGGAGGTCACGCCTCCGGTGGTGCGGCCCGGTGAGGGCATGACGATGCTGCTGGTGCTCGCCCTGGGTTTGCTGGTGGGGTTCGGGATGCTGGCGTTCATCTTGATGGGCTGAGCGGGGCTCACGTCTCCGGAGGGCGGCTGCGGCATGCTCCCCGAGGGGCTCTCGCCGTGTTCGGCGGGAATGGCCACGGGCGCGTGTTCCGTGGCGGAGCTCACCGGGTGCGCATCCAGCACCAGCAGCACGGCCACCGCGGTGGCGGGCACCAGCCGGGCGGACCAGCCCAGCGGCGTGTGGGAGTCTTCTCCGGCGCGCCGGGCCATCAGCGTCAGCCCCAGCACCGTCAGCACCCCGGTGCACGTCCACCGCAGCGCGCGCAGGTTCGCCGTCGCGGCGAGCCCCGTGGCGATCAACTCCGAGCGCTCCGCGTCCGGCATCCGCGCCAGGCTGGTGAGGAAGCTCAGCAGGTGGCGGGCCTCGAGCGCGCCCACCATGGCCACCGAGGCCAGGGACGCGGAGACGCCGCTGGCCAGCAGCAGTCCGCGGTTGCGGGGGGCCGCGGCCTCCCGGAAGCCCGTGGGGCCGAAGTGCGCCAGCGCCAGTCCCAGCGCCAGTCCAAGCAGCAGCGCGGTGCTCGTCCAGGCGCCCAGCAGCCGCGGCGCCATGGCCTCTCCCGTGCTGGTCGCCAGCACAAGGCCCGCCTCCACCGTGTCCAGCCGGGGCAGGGACACCAGCACCCGGTCCATCAGGACCTCGGTGCCCATCAACCCCAGCATCCACGGCAAGGTGGCGAGTCCCAGCATCGCGGACAAGGGCACCCGCCGATCCATCCCGGAGCTGACCAGCGCCAGGGACAGCAGCGGCACCTCCAGCGCCAGCGCCATCGCCACCAGCGCGGCGAATGGCCCGGCCGCCTGGAGCGCGTGCGACACGCCGGCCATCCCCTCCAGCAGGGGACCCAGTGTGAAGCACCACACGAACACTGTGATGGGCACGGCCAGCGCCACGGCCAGGCCGGGCGCGAGACGAAGCCGGAGCGGAACGAGCATTTCAGGAGAGAGTAGTCTCTCCGGTTAAGCCTGTGAAATTAGACCGGGGGACGATCCACGAGCCAGTAGATGACGCTCGCCAGCACCCCTGCGACAGGAGAGACGAGCACACCCAGCAGGTAGAGCTTGGGACACCCGCCGCCGCTGCAGCCGATGCGGCCATAGGCGAGGACGCCGGCCAGCAGCAGGGGGACGTGCATGCCCATGAGGAAGACGCCCACACCGCGCAGCACGAGCCCGCGGTACCAGGTGCGTGTCCACAACCGGAAGACGACGGGGAGCAGCAACAGCGTCAGGGTGGCCGCGGTGGCCAGGGTTCCTTGCTGAGCCGACACCGCCACACACGCCAGGGCCGCGAGCGCCAGGGCGGGGACGAGCAGCAGGGCGTTGAGGGACAGGGGCTCCCGGGGACGCATTGAAGTCAGCCAAGGACGCTGGCAGAGCGACGGTGGGGGTGCAAGGACGGAAGCGGGCGGGGTGTCCGGCATCAGCCAGGGCCGCGCGCCGCTTCACGCCGCGACAGCGCCTTCGCCCAGGAGCTGCGTGTACCGGCCCCGCAGGGCGAGCAGCTGCGCGTGGGTGCCGGCCTCCACCACGCGGCCGGCCTCCACCACGGCAATCAGGTCCGCGTCACGCACCGTGGACAGCCGGTGCGCGATGACGAGCACCGTGCGCCCCTTCATCAGGGCCACCAGGCCTTCTCCCACCGCGGCCTCGCTCGCCGCGTCGAGCGCGCTGGTGGGCTCGTCCAGCAGCAGCAGCGATGGGCGGCACAGGAAGGCCCGCGCCAGCACCAGCCGCTGCCGCTGTCCGCCGGACAACCGGCCGCCGCGCTCGCCCACCAGCTCATCCAGGCCGCCGGGAAGCGAGCGGACGAAGTCGTCCGCGTGCGCCAGCCGCAGCGCTTCCCACAGCTCCTCGTCCGTCGCCTCGGGCCGGCCCAGGCGGAGGTTGTGCCGCACGGTGCCGGAGAAGAGCACCGGCTCCTGGGGCACCCACGCCACCTGGCCGCGCACGCTGGACGGCTGGAGCGCCGTCAGCGGCGCCCCGTCCCACAGCACCTGTCCGCCCGACGTGGGCAAGAAGCCCAGCAGCACGGAGAACAGCGTCGTCTTGCCCGCTCCGGAGGGCCCCACCAGCGCCACGCGCGCGCCAGCGGGTACCACCAGGTCCACCCCGCGCAGCGCCTCGCGCCCGTCCGCGTAGGTGGCCCGCACGCCTTCCAGCCTCAGCTCGCGCGACAGCGGCCCGGCGGCGTCACCCACGTCCGGCGCGGACGGCTCGTCCGCCATGGCGAAGAGGCGCTCCGCGGCGGCCATGCCCGTCAGCACCTGCGACAGCGTGCCGCTGAGCGACTTCACGGGCTGGTACAGCAGCAACGCGGCGGCCATGAAGGAGAGCAGC from Myxococcus xanthus encodes the following:
- a CDS encoding pilus assembly protein, with protein sequence MQSPRLVRHSRRGQALVLFALTLLLLTLMVLMTLGFGMRAKERVEIQMAADAAAYSQAVATARAFNAIAVMNRAQVAHMVAMAGTQSLISHSSQEYAAHDVACPGSIPPPVWFAADAAAAMQVQQLQGRAGNMFQAGLNIYGKLLSEHIAEQELTRRVAQAVSSELRAPPEGAAKSFSELNGGNDVPERDAVIQSIKAGTYGCGVGDGALCPSGGGTPALNATMGSMGWTWVHNRPGGTAGFGTGGAAISTSFRRYGSVSQMDPASYHTVSGRNSTAHDHGRVVIPTRCTRAPTLPPIATDAWVMSDEEQTHEDQHVYGARMPPGQAPEDGKPPYETHTLGACVVCPGIWPYSVGYNVDELHAGASNHYGQPKLYSMLYRDYASAERQARPDPWNLFFRFRFAGTETEFDNSSPLGRIRPTGREDVHRNQVALSAGMVYYHRPRPAAQGGGWREPPNFLNPFWRATLVSAEGARDDRPADSLSAAGFAGHARALRELHSVGYRGGGPGDRGY
- a CDS encoding ABC transporter ATP-binding protein translates to MAPRPSPHVYRRLLGYLRPYRLLLAAGVGASVAAAIATSAYAWVVGPLLRALLTHEPVTVAGVSLPGDALLKRLPLLVVAVAIVKATAQFLQGGLMQRLGQRVMADLRGFLYGRLLGQPPAFFERRHSGELLARFTADVPLVEFSVTQALTSYVKDGLQIIALLATCFLIDKTLFLFTFVVVPVTVLPINRFARSLKKVAARSQERLGSLTALTAEQLQNLPVVQAFRGQPRALEAFEEEADKYLGEMRRSLFLRGAVSPTVELLGIAGVAMAVAWGARAVAADPALAGRLLSFMAAALLLYQPVKSLSGTLSQVLTGMAAAERLFAMADEPSAPDVGDAAGPLSRELRLEGVRATYADGREALRGVDLVVPAGARVALVGPSGAGKTTLFSVLLGFLPTSGGQVLWDGAPLTALQPSSVRGQVAWVPQEPVLFSGTVRHNLRLGRPEATDEELWEALRLAHADDFVRSLPGGLDELVGERGGRLSGGQRQRLVLARAFLCRPSLLLLDEPTSALDAASEAAVGEGLVALMKGRTVLVIAHRLSTVRDADLIAVVEAGRVVEAGTHAQLLALRGRYTQLLGEGAVAA